The Sinomicrobium kalidii genome contains a region encoding:
- the bioA gene encoding adenosylmethionine--8-amino-7-oxononanoate transaminase has product MKNISERDKKHLWHPLTQHKLHPDTIAITRAKGAVLYDEDGKEYIDGIASWYTCMYGHCNDYIVRKAHARMQRLDQVVFSGFTHDAAVELSEALMGILPGNQQKLFFSDNGSTASDVAIKMALQYHFNRGKKRNILVAFEEGFHGDTFGAMSVSGLSVYNGPFEEFFLTVERIPVPKGDNNGEVKNRLLEIVGKGNVAGFIYEPLVQGAAAMKMFDAEGLNALIGICKDNDVITIADEVMTGFGKTGRNFASEYMANKPDIISMSKALTAGMLPMAITSCTQKVYDAFYSDDISKGLFHGHTYSANPVACSVALAGIELLRSEEMQQHIERVTASHREFDEKIRNHPKVASTRQLGVIYAMDLNVQMERYGNLRDKLFGFFMDNGVFLRPLGSTVYILAPYVISDAQLKTVYDTIEKALNEVV; this is encoded by the coding sequence ATGAAAAATATTTCGGAACGTGACAAAAAACATCTTTGGCACCCCCTGACACAACACAAGTTACATCCCGACACCATAGCCATTACCCGGGCAAAGGGCGCAGTGTTGTATGACGAAGACGGAAAGGAATATATAGACGGTATTGCTTCCTGGTATACCTGCATGTATGGCCATTGCAACGATTATATTGTACGGAAAGCCCATGCACGGATGCAGCGGCTGGACCAGGTGGTGTTCAGCGGTTTTACGCATGATGCGGCCGTGGAACTGTCTGAAGCCCTGATGGGAATATTGCCCGGGAACCAGCAAAAACTGTTTTTTTCTGACAACGGATCGACTGCATCTGATGTTGCCATAAAAATGGCGTTGCAGTATCATTTTAACCGCGGAAAGAAAAGAAATATCCTGGTCGCTTTTGAAGAAGGGTTTCATGGAGATACCTTCGGAGCGATGTCGGTTTCGGGATTGTCGGTTTACAATGGCCCGTTTGAAGAATTTTTCCTTACGGTGGAGCGGATTCCGGTACCGAAAGGGGATAATAACGGGGAAGTGAAAAACAGGCTCCTGGAAATTGTAGGCAAGGGCAATGTGGCCGGGTTTATCTATGAACCGCTGGTACAGGGTGCGGCGGCAATGAAGATGTTCGATGCGGAAGGGTTGAACGCACTGATCGGCATTTGTAAGGACAATGATGTCATCACTATTGCAGACGAGGTAATGACGGGCTTCGGGAAAACGGGCAGGAATTTTGCTTCGGAATATATGGCGAACAAGCCGGATATCATCAGTATGTCAAAAGCATTGACCGCGGGGATGTTACCCATGGCCATTACCAGTTGTACCCAAAAGGTGTACGATGCCTTTTACAGCGATGACATATCCAAGGGGTTGTTTCACGGGCATACGTATTCGGCGAATCCCGTTGCCTGTTCCGTTGCCCTGGCGGGTATCGAACTGCTGCGGTCTGAAGAAATGCAGCAGCATATAGAAAGAGTGACGGCATCGCACCGGGAATTTGATGAAAAGATACGTAATCATCCCAAGGTGGCGTCCACCAGGCAGCTCGGAGTTATTTATGCGATGGACCTCAATGTGCAAATGGAACGCTACGGGAACCTGAGGGATAAGCTTTTCGGTTTTTTTATGGATAACGGGGTGTTTTTGCGCCCCCTGGGCAGCACGGTTTACATTCTCGCTCCTTATGTGATTTCGGATGCACAGCTAAAAACCGTTTACGATACCATAGAAAAGGCATTGAACGAGGTGGTGTAA
- a CDS encoding SET domain-containing protein codes for MIHPHTELQFISGEMGYGVVATQLIPKGTITWVQDELDIVLTSAQIEKMGDFYKDILDIYTFRNNKGDHVLCWDHGKYVNHSFKSNCLTTPYDFEIAIRDIYPGEQLTDDYGYLNISRPFRAVHEGTKRQVVYPDDLLKYHGKWDRLIAEAFNHILEVDQPLREILPEETLKKIKNIHKGKEELESILSCYFPGRGK; via the coding sequence ATGATCCATCCGCATACCGAGCTGCAATTCATTTCCGGTGAAATGGGTTACGGCGTTGTGGCTACACAACTCATTCCCAAAGGGACGATTACCTGGGTCCAGGACGAACTGGACATTGTGCTCACTTCCGCTCAGATCGAAAAAATGGGCGATTTTTACAAAGACATTCTCGATATTTATACCTTCCGGAATAACAAGGGCGACCATGTCCTTTGCTGGGACCACGGGAAATATGTGAACCACAGTTTTAAAAGTAACTGTCTTACTACGCCCTATGACTTTGAAATTGCCATAAGGGACATCTACCCGGGCGAACAATTGACAGACGACTACGGATACCTGAATATATCCAGACCCTTTCGCGCTGTTCATGAAGGCACGAAAAGGCAGGTTGTGTATCCCGACGATCTTCTGAAATATCACGGGAAGTGGGACAGGTTAATTGCCGAAGCGTTCAACCATATCCTTGAAGTGGACCAGCCGTTGCGTGAAATACTTCCGGAAGAAACACTGAAAAAGATAAAAAACATACACAAAGGGAAGGAAGAGCTGGAATCCATATTGTCCTGTTACTTCCCTGGCCGGGGAAAATAA
- a CDS encoding aminotransferase class I/II-fold pyridoxal phosphate-dependent enzyme, protein MNLPEKLTARLCKREAGNALRQLPVPGEGLTDFSTNDYLGLAASEQIYTEAGKIVRDRGEVKNGATGSRLLTGNHSLYPEAEAMLARFHRAEAALVFNSGYGANTGFFSSVPQRGDVVFYDEWIHASIRDGIQMGNAGSYKYRHNDPEDLEKKILKTVGAGKQLYIVTESVFSMDGDSPDLAGMAALAEKYEAYLVVDEAHAVGVLGGKGEGLVQELGLQDRVFARIITFGKALGCHGAAVLGSQQLKDYLVNFSRSLIYTTALPPHALATILAAYGVLFETRPGDVLHRNIAFFKSELGALGMDSCFVASDSAIHCCIIPGNEKVKNTAGELRKNGFDVKAILSPTVPGGQERLRFCLHNYNTQQEISEVLKLLATFVR, encoded by the coding sequence ATGAATCTTCCTGAGAAATTAACGGCCCGGCTCTGTAAGAGGGAAGCCGGAAATGCATTGCGGCAACTACCGGTTCCGGGAGAGGGACTGACCGACTTTTCTACCAACGATTACCTGGGATTGGCGGCATCTGAACAAATATATACGGAGGCCGGAAAGATCGTAAGGGATAGAGGAGAGGTGAAAAACGGGGCCACCGGGTCGAGGTTGTTAACCGGGAACCATTCCCTTTATCCGGAGGCAGAGGCGATGCTGGCCCGCTTTCACCGGGCGGAAGCGGCGTTGGTGTTCAATTCGGGATATGGTGCCAATACGGGCTTTTTTTCAAGTGTTCCGCAGCGGGGAGATGTGGTTTTTTATGACGAATGGATACATGCCAGCATACGGGACGGGATACAGATGGGAAATGCGGGTTCCTATAAATACAGGCATAACGACCCGGAAGACCTGGAGAAGAAAATTCTAAAGACCGTTGGTGCCGGAAAACAGCTTTACATCGTTACCGAATCTGTTTTTTCTATGGACGGGGATTCCCCGGATTTGGCCGGTATGGCAGCCCTTGCCGAAAAATACGAAGCTTACCTGGTCGTAGACGAAGCCCATGCCGTGGGAGTATTGGGCGGGAAAGGTGAAGGACTGGTGCAGGAGCTCGGCCTGCAGGACAGGGTGTTTGCGAGGATCATCACTTTTGGTAAGGCACTGGGGTGTCACGGGGCAGCCGTACTGGGTTCACAACAATTAAAGGATTACCTGGTGAATTTTTCGCGAAGCCTGATCTACACTACGGCACTTCCGCCACATGCACTGGCCACCATCCTGGCGGCTTACGGGGTATTGTTCGAAACCCGTCCCGGAGATGTTCTTCATCGGAATATAGCTTTTTTTAAATCGGAGCTTGGTGCGTTGGGAATGGATTCCTGTTTTGTGGCCAGCGATTCTGCTATACATTGTTGTATCATCCCCGGAAATGAAAAGGTAAAAAATACGGCCGGAGAACTTCGTAAGAACGGATTCGATGTAAAGGCCATACTTTCCCCCACGGTTCCCGGAGGGCAGGAGCGATTGCGTTTTTGCCTGCACAATTACAATACACAGCAGGAGATTTCCGAGGTTTTAAAGTTGTTGGCTACATTTGTACGGTGA
- a CDS encoding ArnT family glycosyltransferase codes for MNLFKQGININYSPLKIYQVFLVFLVVALFIRFPFFFRDYIDRDESTFILMGQSWAEGHLPYTTLWDLKPPLAFLFFAAVITIFGKSFIAIRLAGTIAIAVTSLYLFKIGDRLAGRKAGFWCGMLYIFLSSLFGNVQGVMTEHLSMLFLVPAFWFLIKATNKRHILWAGILFGAAAMTKLNLAYPILFMGLGLMYFEYRAKGIYASLENGSLYGAGVSIPVILTAIPYYLDNLLLVWWESVILAPLHYDTPDPANNIDAFADLLPFIGIAALLIFLNSKKRCFPRLCRNYTYILLALAGTMVSFIQSGEVNSHYLIQLYPFLILPLVVIVSHMKWSWKLAYTPFAALLLMLIQFEPLKEYCFLGDRVLQGKSLYNGEGIEVPEYIRTHIGDVQSAFFLENHIGYWLINEHPPTKSVTHPSNLDREQLYPYYDNPRKNSVEELRYICSEVNPQIIVTERGKIPFMKDNSPDNIYFKDILAKKYRFVKRIGEAEIYRRKY; via the coding sequence TTGAACCTATTTAAACAGGGGATTAACATAAATTATTCCCCATTAAAAATTTACCAGGTTTTCCTGGTGTTTTTGGTTGTGGCCCTCTTTATCCGCTTCCCTTTTTTCTTCAGGGATTACATAGACCGGGATGAGAGTACATTTATCCTCATGGGACAGTCATGGGCAGAAGGGCACCTGCCTTATACTACGTTGTGGGACCTGAAGCCACCGCTCGCTTTTCTTTTTTTTGCAGCCGTCATTACAATTTTCGGAAAGAGTTTTATAGCCATACGGCTGGCCGGTACCATTGCCATTGCCGTTACTTCGTTGTACCTGTTTAAGATAGGCGACCGCCTGGCCGGAAGAAAAGCAGGGTTCTGGTGCGGGATGCTCTACATTTTTTTGTCCAGCCTTTTCGGCAATGTCCAGGGCGTAATGACCGAGCATCTTTCCATGTTGTTTTTGGTCCCTGCATTCTGGTTTCTTATTAAAGCAACAAACAAGCGCCATATCCTCTGGGCGGGAATTCTTTTCGGTGCGGCGGCCATGACAAAGCTCAACCTGGCTTATCCCATTCTCTTTATGGGACTGGGCCTGATGTATTTTGAATACCGCGCCAAAGGCATTTACGCTTCACTGGAAAACGGTTCGCTATACGGTGCGGGTGTTTCCATACCCGTAATTCTCACAGCTATTCCTTATTACCTGGACAACCTCCTGCTGGTATGGTGGGAATCGGTCATACTTGCTCCGCTGCATTACGACACTCCGGACCCGGCCAATAATATAGATGCCTTTGCCGACCTGCTTCCCTTTATCGGTATAGCCGCCCTTCTGATCTTTCTCAACAGTAAAAAAAGGTGTTTCCCCAGGTTATGCAGGAATTACACTTACATTTTACTTGCACTTGCGGGCACCATGGTCTCCTTTATACAATCGGGCGAAGTGAACAGCCATTACCTTATTCAGCTGTATCCTTTCCTCATATTACCTCTTGTTGTTATTGTAAGCCACATGAAATGGTCCTGGAAGTTGGCCTACACACCTTTTGCCGCATTACTATTGATGCTCATCCAGTTTGAACCTTTAAAGGAATACTGTTTTCTCGGTGACCGGGTACTGCAAGGAAAATCGCTCTATAACGGCGAAGGTATCGAGGTGCCGGAATATATCAGGACACATATCGGTGATGTACAGTCTGCTTTTTTCCTGGAAAACCATATCGGTTACTGGCTCATCAACGAACATCCTCCCACCAAATCGGTGACCCATCCCTCCAACCTGGACCGGGAACAACTTTATCCGTATTACGACAACCCCCGGAAAAACAGCGTTGAAGAATTGCGATACATCTGTTCAGAGGTGAACCCGCAGATTATTGTCACGGAAAGGGGGAAAATTCCTTTTATGAAAGACAATTCCCCGGACAACATATATTTCAAGGACATCCTTGCCAAAAAATACCGGTTCGTCAAAAGGATAGGTGAAGCCGAAATATACCGCCGAAAATATTAG
- a CDS encoding alpha/beta fold hydrolase, with the protein MKTKQNSKAHVHTFYRTVEVDGVHIFYREAGNPGAPSVLLLHGFPTSSHMFRHLIPLLADKYHVVAPDYPGFGRSDSPSPDTFAYTFEQLSEIMERFTDKLGLTSINLYMQDYGGPVGFRIAVRRPELFASFIIQNANAYTEGFGRGVLELNAVQYSGDKIKLNAAIDRMISYEGIRQQYLNGVPDTSRISPDAYLLDHIFVEQEGRKEIQRQLMANYPSNFKKYPEWQAYFRKQQPPALILWGKNDSIFIAAGAKAYLKDLEKAQLHLLDGGHFVLEEHPHLMADLIRDFLDGK; encoded by the coding sequence ATGAAAACAAAACAAAATTCAAAAGCACATGTACACACCTTTTACAGGACTGTGGAGGTAGACGGAGTGCATATTTTTTACCGGGAGGCCGGGAATCCCGGGGCTCCGTCCGTTCTTCTGCTTCACGGTTTCCCGACTTCATCACATATGTTTCGCCACCTGATCCCCTTGCTTGCGGACAAATACCATGTCGTTGCACCCGATTATCCCGGCTTCGGGCGAAGTGACAGCCCGTCACCGGATACGTTTGCCTATACTTTTGAACAACTGTCTGAAATCATGGAACGTTTTACCGATAAACTCGGTTTAACCTCCATCAACCTGTATATGCAGGATTACGGCGGCCCTGTCGGTTTCAGGATAGCGGTAAGGCGACCGGAATTATTTGCTTCGTTCATTATTCAGAATGCCAATGCCTATACGGAAGGGTTCGGAAGGGGAGTGCTGGAACTGAATGCTGTTCAGTATTCCGGGGACAAAATAAAGCTGAATGCCGCCATTGACAGGATGATCTCTTATGAGGGTATCAGGCAGCAATACCTGAATGGTGTTCCCGATACTTCGAGGATAAGCCCCGACGCCTACCTGCTGGATCACATTTTTGTGGAACAGGAAGGCCGGAAGGAAATACAGAGACAGCTCATGGCGAATTATCCTTCCAATTTTAAGAAATACCCGGAGTGGCAGGCCTATTTCAGGAAACAACAACCTCCTGCGCTCATACTCTGGGGAAAAAATGACAGTATTTTTATTGCAGCGGGGGCAAAAGCTTATTTGAAAGACCTGGAAAAAGCGCAGTTGCACCTGCTGGATGGCGGGCATTTTGTACTGGAGGAACACCCGCATCTTATGGCAGACCTTATCCGGGATTTTCTGGACGGGAAATAA
- a CDS encoding TetR/AcrR family transcriptional regulator has protein sequence MRGRRKIYDEQEAVRKTIGLFRAIGYEGASTEELLQVMGIGKGSFYHAFPGGKKELFEKAMKEFSDMRMKQLREDLAKSPDKIGEIRSLFLKIAESDSDEHEMGCLLANTVTELYTLEQGLALRAARLLKEFEQVLFEVLQEARKEGKLKPEADPKVLAGYLVTIWNGLNVTRKMYPDSKRLRALIEWQLRVLD, from the coding sequence ATGAGAGGAAGACGAAAAATATATGATGAACAAGAAGCGGTACGGAAGACCATAGGTCTTTTCCGTGCCATTGGTTATGAGGGAGCTTCTACGGAGGAATTATTACAGGTGATGGGTATCGGGAAGGGGAGTTTTTACCACGCGTTTCCCGGTGGAAAGAAAGAGCTTTTTGAAAAAGCCATGAAGGAATTCAGTGATATGAGGATGAAGCAACTCAGGGAAGACCTGGCGAAAAGCCCGGATAAAATAGGCGAAATACGGTCGCTCTTCCTGAAAATTGCCGAAAGTGATAGCGACGAACACGAAATGGGCTGCCTGCTGGCCAATACGGTAACCGAGTTGTACACGCTGGAGCAGGGACTGGCCTTGCGCGCGGCACGGTTGCTGAAGGAATTTGAGCAGGTGCTTTTTGAGGTGTTGCAGGAGGCCCGGAAAGAGGGAAAGTTAAAGCCGGAAGCTGATCCGAAAGTCCTGGCCGGATATCTCGTGACCATATGGAACGGACTTAATGTAACACGAAAGATGTACCCGGATTCAAAACGGTTAAGGGCGTTGATTGAATGGCAACTCAGGGTACTTGACTGA
- a CDS encoding DUF3108 domain-containing protein has protein sequence MKKIVLTTIFLCIVNAVCAQNGTSAENAFVPGEWLQFRVHYGIFNASYASMEVRETTLNGKPVFHVVGKGRTTGLARLFFKVEDNYESYFDKKNGRPYRFIRQIDEGGYTKDMEINFDYSTNQAVVNNKKHHRTTTIPIHKDIQDLISAVYYLRNHYKAENLSVGDETELDLLFDDDKTFKFKLKFLGKEVLKTKFGKISCIKFRPYVQAGRVFKEKGSLTLWVSDDENKLPMRIKADLRVGSIKADLEAFRGLKHQFKVVVD, from the coding sequence ATGAAAAAAATTGTCCTTACCACCATATTTTTATGTATTGTCAATGCCGTTTGTGCTCAAAATGGCACTTCGGCTGAAAATGCTTTTGTTCCCGGCGAATGGCTCCAGTTCCGGGTTCACTATGGTATTTTCAATGCCAGTTATGCCTCCATGGAAGTCAGGGAAACCACCCTGAACGGAAAACCCGTTTTTCACGTAGTCGGTAAAGGCCGCACAACCGGGCTTGCCCGGTTGTTTTTTAAAGTGGAAGACAATTATGAGAGTTATTTCGACAAAAAGAACGGCAGGCCGTACAGGTTTATCCGCCAGATCGACGAAGGCGGATATACCAAAGACATGGAAATCAACTTCGACTACAGCACCAACCAGGCCGTGGTTAACAATAAAAAGCACCACAGGACAACAACCATCCCCATTCACAAAGATATCCAGGACCTTATCTCTGCGGTATACTACCTCAGAAACCATTACAAAGCGGAAAATCTCAGCGTAGGTGATGAAACCGAACTCGATTTATTGTTTGACGACGACAAAACCTTCAAATTTAAGCTTAAGTTCTTGGGTAAAGAGGTATTAAAGACTAAATTTGGCAAAATATCCTGCATCAAGTTCCGTCCCTATGTACAAGCCGGCAGGGTCTTTAAAGAAAAAGGCAGTCTAACACTCTGGGTTTCAGACGACGAAAACAAGCTTCCCATGAGGATCAAGGCGGATCTGAGGGTAGGCTCCATAAAGGCCGACCTGGAAGCTTTTCGGGGGCTCAAGCACCAGTTCAAAGTAGTAGTAGATTAA
- a CDS encoding beta-ketoacyl synthase N-terminal-like domain-containing protein, whose translation MQKPVSITAISSVSPLGINSASVWGNYLNSESCIAEREFGTTRAFVSGLSPVEVKKVALLRESDIKYKSLDNSVLYALCASRDAVEQAGWGKGTSFGINIGSSRGATGLFEKYHRDFLESGKTGTLASPTTTLGNISSWVGHDLQTDGPQISHSITCSTALHALLNGIAWIRAGMADKFLTGGSEAPLTPFTIAQMKALKVYAREAAEGYPCRALDMEKKSNTMVLGEGAGVACLEEGKKDNALAYVEGIGYATEVLQHNISISTEADCFQKSMKMALDTVSPEEVDAIVMHAPGTIKGDLSEYNAIRKVFGDRMPALTTNKWKIGHSFGASGMLSLELAVLMLRNQEFIPVPFGLKQKTPQKLEKILVNAVGFGGNAVSVLLSGK comes from the coding sequence GTGCAAAAACCTGTTTCCATTACGGCAATATCATCCGTTTCCCCGCTTGGAATCAATTCCGCTTCAGTATGGGGAAACTACCTGAATTCCGAAAGCTGTATTGCGGAAAGGGAATTCGGGACAACCAGAGCATTTGTGTCCGGACTGTCTCCCGTGGAAGTAAAGAAAGTGGCTTTACTCCGGGAATCAGACATAAAGTATAAAAGTCTGGATAATTCCGTGCTGTATGCCCTTTGTGCTTCGAGAGATGCAGTCGAACAGGCTGGCTGGGGAAAAGGGACCTCTTTCGGGATCAATATTGGCTCTTCCAGGGGGGCGACGGGCCTTTTTGAAAAGTACCATCGGGACTTCCTGGAAAGCGGGAAGACAGGCACACTGGCTTCGCCCACAACGACACTCGGAAATATTTCTTCCTGGGTGGGGCACGACCTGCAAACCGACGGCCCGCAGATATCGCACTCCATTACCTGTTCCACTGCTTTACACGCTTTGCTCAACGGCATTGCCTGGATAAGGGCGGGAATGGCCGACAAGTTTCTTACCGGAGGCAGCGAAGCACCCTTAACCCCCTTTACCATAGCACAGATGAAGGCCCTGAAAGTATATGCCAGGGAAGCTGCCGAAGGGTATCCGTGCAGGGCGCTGGATATGGAGAAAAAAAGCAATACGATGGTGTTGGGTGAAGGGGCCGGGGTCGCCTGTCTGGAAGAAGGAAAAAAAGACAATGCCCTGGCTTATGTTGAGGGTATAGGGTATGCAACAGAAGTGTTGCAACACAATATTTCCATTTCCACCGAAGCCGATTGTTTTCAGAAGTCGATGAAAATGGCCCTTGACACCGTATCACCGGAAGAGGTGGATGCTATCGTCATGCACGCGCCGGGGACCATTAAAGGCGATTTATCTGAATACAATGCAATACGGAAGGTATTTGGCGATCGCATGCCTGCACTCACTACGAACAAATGGAAAATTGGGCACAGTTTCGGTGCTTCGGGCATGCTTAGTCTGGAACTGGCTGTGCTGATGCTGCGAAATCAGGAATTTATCCCGGTACCTTTCGGATTGAAACAAAAAACACCGCAGAAACTTGAAAAGATACTGGTGAATGCCGTGGGATTCGGCGGGAATGCGGTAAGCGTATTGTTGTCCGGAAAATAA
- a CDS encoding tryptophan 2,3-dioxygenase family protein, which produces MDIKPEIAERIYQLEDKYRNSGQDLGDYLDGLLHQRYLTYWDYIQLDTLLSLQIPRTHFPDEEIFIMYHQITELYFKLIIHEQKQIIDDKLQNAAFFIQKIERINRYFKALITSFEVMINGMEREQFLQFRMSLLPASGFQSAQYRMIELYATPMENLVHHSVRDQFTADTPRDKLYENIYWKKGATDTTTGEKTLTLKQFEYRYTPRFMRIARQVKDSTIYHKYLQLPDEERKNPNLIRAMKALDTNANVNWPLMHLGSAYRYLRKDNSTTIDASGGTNWRDYLPPSFQKVIFFPEIWDEDQKTNWGKEWVEHMFNPENTKN; this is translated from the coding sequence ATGGACATAAAACCGGAAATTGCCGAAAGAATATACCAGTTAGAAGACAAGTACAGAAATTCCGGCCAGGACCTGGGGGATTATCTCGACGGCCTTTTACATCAACGCTATCTTACCTATTGGGACTATATTCAACTGGACACTTTGCTCAGTCTTCAGATCCCACGCACCCATTTTCCCGATGAAGAGATCTTCATCATGTATCACCAGATCACCGAGCTGTATTTCAAACTCATCATCCACGAACAAAAGCAAATTATTGACGACAAGTTGCAGAACGCGGCATTCTTCATTCAAAAAATAGAACGCATCAACCGTTATTTCAAAGCACTGATCACCTCGTTCGAAGTGATGATCAACGGTATGGAGCGCGAGCAGTTTTTACAATTCCGCATGTCCCTGCTCCCCGCCAGCGGTTTTCAGTCGGCACAATACAGGATGATAGAACTCTATGCCACTCCCATGGAAAACCTCGTACATCATTCGGTCCGGGATCAGTTCACTGCCGATACACCCCGGGACAAACTGTACGAGAACATTTACTGGAAAAAAGGAGCCACAGATACCACAACGGGCGAAAAGACCCTGACCCTGAAACAGTTCGAATACCGTTATACCCCCAGGTTTATGCGGATAGCCCGCCAGGTAAAAGATTCTACCATTTACCACAAATATCTGCAACTACCCGACGAAGAACGGAAAAATCCGAACCTGATCCGTGCCATGAAAGCCCTGGACACCAATGCCAATGTTAACTGGCCGTTGATGCACCTCGGATCTGCCTATCGCTATCTGAGAAAAGACAACAGCACCACCATAGATGCCTCGGGAGGTACCAACTGGAGGGATTATTTGCCTCCGAGTTTTCAAAAAGTCATCTTTTTTCCTGAAATTTGGGACGAGGATCAAAAAACCAACTGGGGAAAAGAATGGGTAGAACACATGTTTAATCCGGAAAACACGAAAAATTAA
- the bioD gene encoding dethiobiotin synthase — protein sequence MKKKFFITGISTEVGKTIVSAIVTEALEADYWKPVQAGDLDNSDAHKTELLLSNAKTKIHPNSYALNTPMSPHAAAAIDGIRIEVDKVREPETSNHLVIEGAGGLLVPLNDTETIADLIKPDHKVLVVSRNYLGSINHTLLTIEGLKRRNLDIAGIIISGDENPSTESAIEVMGGVPILGRIAEEKEFNREVVKKYAELFAPVLQSL from the coding sequence ATGAAAAAGAAATTTTTTATTACCGGCATTTCCACCGAAGTGGGCAAGACCATTGTTTCGGCCATAGTGACCGAGGCACTGGAAGCCGATTACTGGAAACCCGTACAGGCAGGAGATCTCGATAATTCGGATGCGCACAAAACCGAACTCCTGCTTTCCAATGCCAAAACCAAAATACATCCGAACAGCTACGCGCTGAACACCCCGATGAGCCCTCATGCCGCTGCGGCTATTGACGGTATAAGGATTGAGGTTGATAAGGTAAGGGAGCCCGAAACCTCCAACCACCTGGTTATCGAAGGAGCAGGGGGGCTGCTGGTGCCGTTAAACGATACGGAAACCATAGCCGACCTGATCAAACCCGATCACAAAGTGCTTGTCGTTTCCCGGAATTACCTGGGGAGTATTAATCACACACTGCTTACTATTGAAGGTTTAAAGCGCAGAAACCTGGATATTGCCGGCATTATTATAAGCGGGGATGAAAACCCGTCGACAGAAAGCGCAATAGAAGTGATGGGAGGAGTGCCTATACTCGGAAGAATAGCCGAAGAGAAAGAATTCAACAGGGAGGTGGTGAAAAAATATGCGGAATTGTTTGCTCCGGTATTGCAGTCGCTCTAA
- a CDS encoding succinate dehydrogenase/fumarate reductase iron-sulfur subunit: MNLTLKIWRQKNANVKGGMETYKVENISPDSSFLEMLDILNDQLINEGKEPVAFDHDCREGICGMCSLQINGEPHGPGRGITTCQLHMRKFRDGDTIYIEPFRAKAFPVIKDLVVDRTAFDRIQHAGGYISVNTSGNTQDANAIPVEKEKADKAFDAATCIGCGACVAACKNASAMLFTSAKVSQFALLPQGRIEATERVQNMVKQMDLEGFGNCTNTGACEIECPKGISLENIARMNREYLKASVK; encoded by the coding sequence ATGAATCTCACACTAAAAATATGGCGCCAGAAGAACGCAAACGTTAAAGGCGGCATGGAAACATACAAGGTAGAGAACATTTCACCGGACAGCTCTTTTCTGGAAATGCTGGACATCCTTAATGACCAGCTGATAAACGAAGGAAAAGAACCCGTAGCCTTTGACCATGATTGTCGTGAAGGGATTTGTGGCATGTGTTCGCTCCAGATCAACGGGGAACCTCATGGTCCCGGCAGGGGCATTACTACCTGCCAGTTGCACATGCGTAAATTCAGGGACGGAGACACCATCTATATAGAACCTTTCCGCGCCAAAGCATTCCCGGTGATCAAAGACCTGGTTGTAGATCGAACCGCTTTTGACAGGATACAACATGCGGGAGGGTATATTTCTGTAAACACTTCGGGAAATACCCAGGATGCCAATGCCATTCCTGTTGAAAAGGAGAAAGCAGACAAGGCTTTTGACGCTGCTACCTGTATCGGTTGCGGAGCTTGTGTGGCCGCTTGCAAAAATGCCAGCGCCATGCTGTTCACCTCAGCAAAGGTATCACAATTCGCCCTGCTTCCCCAGGGACGTATAGAAGCTACGGAACGCGTTCAAAACATGGTAAAACAGATGGACCTGGAAGGTTTCGGGAACTGTACCAATACCGGTGCATGTGAAATAGAATGCCCGAAAGGGATTTCTCTGGAAAACATTGCCAGGATGAACCGCGAATACCTGAAGGCCAGCGTAAAATAA